One region of Clostridiales bacterium genomic DNA includes:
- a CDS encoding S-layer homology domain-containing protein, protein MKHKKLTMIVALVLVVALAAGLGIWATGETNVPTVTYYDGSDGNGARFTFTHTGDGSDTNLFPNFSNCMPGDSLTQTIRVQADGKNGVQGAKIYLRAEIDGDASAKEGSAISYNDVLDHIGMTVSKDGVVIASNKTAKLFSQLDAADGLKSNVFIAEVGPKTDPVDLDVTIDVDPAMGNAFQEAAAHITFVFSVEDNELPPPPLELDKHDAYICGYPDGTVKPERQITRAEVATIFYRLLQDEARENVWSRTNSYSDVASGAWYNSAVSTLTNAGILTGYEDGTFRPDAPITRAEFATIAARFYHAPEVTGDAFSDISGSWAREYINRAAARGLIDGYEDGTFRPNQNIKRDEAMKIINKVLFRTPDKEHFLPDMIKWPDNSNTDAWYYTDVQEATNNHDYERVNNTSPETWTKITPARDWKALEAELAQKYPNR, encoded by the coding sequence ATGAAACACAAAAAACTTACCATGATCGTCGCCCTCGTGCTGGTGGTCGCGCTGGCTGCCGGACTGGGCATTTGGGCGACGGGCGAGACGAACGTTCCCACCGTCACGTACTATGACGGCTCGGACGGCAACGGCGCGCGCTTCACCTTCACCCACACCGGCGACGGTTCGGACACGAACCTGTTCCCGAACTTCTCCAACTGCATGCCCGGCGACAGCCTCACGCAGACCATCCGCGTGCAGGCTGACGGCAAAAACGGTGTGCAGGGCGCAAAGATCTATCTGCGCGCCGAGATCGACGGCGACGCCTCCGCCAAGGAAGGCTCCGCCATCTCGTACAACGATGTGCTCGATCACATCGGCATGACCGTGTCGAAAGACGGCGTCGTGATCGCGTCCAACAAGACCGCGAAGCTCTTCAGCCAGCTCGATGCGGCCGATGGCCTCAAGAGCAACGTCTTCATTGCCGAGGTCGGCCCGAAGACCGATCCGGTCGATCTGGACGTGACCATTGATGTTGACCCCGCGATGGGCAATGCGTTCCAGGAAGCGGCTGCGCACATCACGTTCGTGTTCTCAGTCGAGGACAACGAGCTGCCGCCCCCGCCGCTGGAGCTCGACAAGCACGATGCGTATATCTGCGGTTATCCGGACGGCACGGTGAAGCCGGAGCGCCAGATCACACGCGCGGAGGTCGCAACGATCTTCTACCGTCTGCTTCAGGACGAGGCCCGCGAAAATGTGTGGTCTCGCACGAACAGCTACTCCGATGTGGCAAGCGGTGCCTGGTATAACAGCGCGGTTTCGACGCTGACCAACGCCGGTATTCTCACCGGCTATGAGGACGGCACGTTCCGCCCGGACGCGCCGATCACGCGCGCGGAGTTTGCGACGATCGCGGCGCGATTCTACCACGCACCGGAAGTTACCGGTGATGCATTCTCGGATATCTCCGGCAGCTGGGCGCGCGAGTATATCAACCGCGCGGCGGCGCGTGGCTTGATCGATGGCTATGAGGACGGCACATTCCGCCCGAACCAGAACATCAAGCGCGACGAGGCCATGAAGATCATCAACAAGGTTCTCTTCCGTACACCGGATAAGGAGCATTTCCTGCCCGATATGATCAAATGGCCGGACAACAGCAACACCGACGCTTGGTATTACACGGATGTGCAGGAAGCGACCAACAACCACGATTACGAGCGCGTGAACAACACCTCGCCCGAGACGTGGACGAAGATCACGCCGGCCAGAGATTGGAAGGCGCTCGAGGCCGAGCTGGCGCAGAAATATCCCAACCGGTAA
- a CDS encoding acyl carrier protein, which translates to MEQELMDILTDLRPDVDFETETALIDDHILESFDIVSLVAALNDAFDIEIGAKDLVPENFNSAKSLLAMVQRLQDED; encoded by the coding sequence ATGGAACAGGAACTGATGGACATTCTGACCGATCTGCGTCCCGACGTGGATTTTGAGACCGAGACCGCCCTCATCGACGACCACATTCTCGAGTCGTTCGACATCGTGTCGCTCGTCGCGGCGCTCAACGACGCATTCGACATCGAGATCGGCGCCAAGGACCTCGTGCCGGAGAACTTCAACTCCGCGAAAAGTCTGCTAGCCATGGTGCAGCGCCTGCAGGACGAGGACTGA
- a CDS encoding alanine racemase, which produces MDKTALRTAAAKYGTPLYLFDLEAFTARAQRVRAAFGSDVNLCYSMKANPFVLRGLPDVFRWVEVCSPGELTICERLGIPPERILYSGVNKGADDVARAVALGADLLTAESTLHFDLICAAAAAQGKHVRVLPRLTAGSQFGMDPDALADLVARRAEFPNVTIVGIHYFSGTQKRKDAVIAKELAHLDEYLTMLHERYGFTAQHVEYGPGLNAECFRDDAEARDCALLGAAAAHIRAFGEKYPLTIEMGRFFAAPCGTFLTGVADAKCNLGVNYAICDGGMHQVKYDGQLMGMQAPPLTLLRESADAPEPWMLCGSLCTTADVLVREAQLPPLRVGDVIALGRCGAYSVTEGVAVFLSRDMPRVALYRGGNFTLVRDRFATDALNTCRTPEDEA; this is translated from the coding sequence ATGGACAAGACTGCACTCCGGACGGCAGCCGCGAAATACGGCACGCCGCTGTATCTGTTTGATCTGGAGGCCTTCACGGCGCGCGCTCAAAGAGTGCGCGCCGCGTTTGGCTCGGACGTAAATCTGTGCTACTCCATGAAGGCCAACCCCTTCGTGCTGCGCGGCCTGCCGGACGTGTTCCGCTGGGTGGAGGTGTGCTCCCCCGGCGAGCTGACGATCTGCGAAAGGCTCGGCATCCCGCCGGAGCGCATCCTGTACTCCGGCGTGAACAAGGGCGCGGACGATGTTGCGCGCGCCGTCGCGCTGGGCGCAGACCTGCTCACGGCCGAGAGCACGCTGCACTTTGACCTTATCTGCGCGGCCGCGGCCGCGCAGGGAAAGCACGTGCGCGTGCTGCCGCGCCTGACCGCCGGCAGCCAGTTCGGCATGGATCCCGACGCGCTGGCCGATCTCGTCGCCCGGCGCGCGGAATTCCCGAACGTGACGATCGTCGGCATCCACTACTTTTCCGGCACGCAAAAGCGCAAGGACGCCGTGATCGCCAAGGAGCTTGCGCATCTGGACGAATACCTCACGATGCTGCACGAACGCTACGGCTTCACGGCGCAGCACGTGGAATACGGCCCGGGGCTGAATGCCGAGTGCTTCCGCGACGACGCCGAGGCGCGCGACTGCGCGCTGCTCGGCGCGGCGGCGGCGCACATCCGCGCCTTCGGCGAGAAGTATCCGCTCACGATCGAGATGGGCCGCTTTTTCGCCGCGCCCTGCGGCACGTTTCTCACCGGCGTGGCCGACGCCAAGTGCAACCTCGGCGTGAACTACGCCATATGCGATGGCGGCATGCACCAGGTCAAGTATGACGGCCAGCTCATGGGCATGCAGGCCCCGCCGCTGACGCTCCTGCGCGAGAGCGCGGACGCGCCCGAGCCGTGGATGCTCTGCGGCAGCCTGTGCACGACGGCGGACGTGCTCGTGCGCGAGGCGCAGCTGCCGCCGCTGCGCGTGGGCGACGTGATCGCCCTCGGCCGCTGCGGCGCGTACTCCGTGACGGAGGGCGTGGCCGTGTTTCTGTCGCGCGACATGCCGCGCGTCGCGCTGTACCGCGGTGGGAACTTCACGCTCGTGCGCGACCGGTTTGCGACCGACGCGCTCAACACCTGCCGGACGCCGGAGGACGAAGCATGA
- a CDS encoding SipW-dependent-type signal peptide-containing protein translates to MKKKTILVAAIAVMLVAALVVGGTLAYFTDKDNATNTFTVGNVKIDLLESSLHRENAGYVGTPGEELNPKNAELWSEVLKLGSGNTNKYKAGDTFYTDAQIEANAATYTCDGVELAPGQSYHKMPYVKNTGANDAYIRIRVMFPAELDTAVLNSSMYTTSAISRGEFTMVKTENVEKDGKLYNVYTFTRTEALKPNEMTYWNVWGTVHMDSDVTNEEIANLLPNGAFNVLVEADAIQADGFANATAAFAAFDK, encoded by the coding sequence ATGAAGAAGAAAACCATTCTTGTGGCTGCCATCGCAGTCATGCTCGTCGCGGCGCTTGTCGTCGGCGGCACCCTCGCGTACTTCACCGATAAAGACAATGCGACCAACACCTTCACCGTCGGCAATGTGAAGATCGACCTGCTCGAGTCTAGCCTGCATCGCGAGAATGCCGGTTACGTCGGCACTCCGGGTGAGGAGCTCAATCCCAAAAATGCTGAGCTGTGGTCCGAAGTTCTTAAGCTGGGTTCCGGCAATACCAACAAGTATAAAGCTGGCGATACCTTCTATACGGATGCGCAGATCGAAGCTAACGCTGCCACGTATACGTGTGACGGTGTCGAGCTTGCTCCGGGACAGTCTTACCACAAGATGCCCTATGTCAAGAACACTGGTGCCAACGATGCTTATATCCGCATCCGCGTGATGTTCCCCGCAGAGCTGGATACGGCTGTTCTTAACAGCAGTATGTATACGACAAGTGCAATTAGCCGTGGCGAGTTCACGATGGTGAAAACAGAAAACGTTGAGAAAGACGGAAAGCTGTACAATGTTTATACCTTCACTCGCACTGAGGCTCTGAAGCCCAACGAAATGACCTATTGGAACGTTTGGGGCACTGTTCATATGGATTCCGATGTTACCAATGAAGAGATTGCGAACTTGCTTCCGAACGGCGCGTTCAACGTCCTCGTTGAGGCTGACGCCATTCAGGCGGACGGCTTTGCGAATGCAACCGCTGCCTTCGCTGCATTTGACAAGTAA
- a CDS encoding amino acid adenylation domain-containing protein translates to METNVLDWLEVTAAACPDKPAFLDEDSAVTFADVRREARIIGTAAAKFRAGQKRPIAVMSGRNAHTPAVFLGAVYAGCCYAPMDGTMPVHRLNSILNTLDTDLMIVQRAFYDKAKTLDFSGTILIAEELLAGSEDAALLADCRARARELDPLYIIFTSGSTGTPKGVITAQHSLMCYIEDYAGVMGIARADVLGNQSPLDYIAAVRDIYLPLRFGATTAIIPKELFMSPERLFEYMNDKGVTAVGWSVSALTVPAALGAFECSAPQHLRKVCFSGSVMPCSCLRQWQLALPEARFVNQYGPTEATASCTYYVVPGLVEDTDVLPIGRPYPHYEVFLLSERNEAVPDGEIGEICVKGPILALGYYNSREKTAESFLQNPLNHAYDERIYKTGDLGHFAPDGNLMFHGRKDRQVKHLGHRVELGEIDLAAAKVAGVEDACALYDQAHEQIWLFYTGEGVTKRDIAVALRADLPGFMVPRKIEQLDAMPRLDNGKTNMRALAERITAAAKH, encoded by the coding sequence ATGGAAACCAACGTGCTCGACTGGCTGGAAGTCACCGCCGCAGCCTGTCCGGACAAACCCGCTTTTCTCGATGAGGACAGTGCGGTGACCTTTGCCGACGTGCGGCGCGAGGCGCGCATCATCGGCACGGCGGCGGCGAAGTTCCGCGCCGGGCAAAAGCGGCCCATCGCCGTCATGAGCGGGCGCAACGCGCACACGCCGGCCGTGTTTCTCGGCGCGGTGTATGCCGGCTGCTGCTACGCCCCGATGGACGGGACGATGCCCGTGCACCGGCTCAACTCTATTTTAAACACGCTGGACACCGATCTGATGATCGTGCAGCGCGCGTTTTACGACAAGGCGAAGACGCTGGACTTTTCCGGCACGATCCTGATCGCGGAGGAGCTGCTCGCGGGCAGCGAGGACGCGGCGCTGCTCGCGGACTGCCGCGCACGCGCCCGAGAGCTCGACCCGCTGTACATCATCTTCACCTCCGGCTCGACCGGCACGCCCAAGGGCGTCATCACGGCGCAGCACTCGCTCATGTGCTACATCGAGGACTACGCCGGCGTGATGGGCATCGCGCGTGCCGACGTGCTGGGCAACCAGTCGCCGCTGGACTACATCGCCGCCGTGCGCGACATTTATCTGCCGCTGCGCTTCGGCGCGACGACGGCCATCATCCCGAAGGAACTTTTCATGTCGCCGGAGCGTCTGTTCGAATACATGAACGACAAGGGCGTCACGGCCGTGGGCTGGAGCGTCTCGGCGCTGACCGTGCCGGCCGCGCTCGGCGCGTTCGAGTGCAGCGCGCCGCAGCACCTGCGCAAGGTGTGCTTCTCCGGCTCGGTGATGCCGTGCAGCTGCCTGCGCCAGTGGCAGCTCGCGCTGCCGGAGGCCCGGTTCGTCAACCAGTACGGCCCGACGGAGGCGACCGCCTCGTGCACGTATTACGTCGTGCCCGGTTTGGTCGAGGACACCGACGTGCTGCCGATCGGCAGGCCGTACCCGCACTATGAGGTGTTTCTGCTCTCGGAGCGCAACGAGGCCGTGCCCGACGGCGAGATCGGCGAGATCTGCGTCAAGGGCCCCATCCTCGCACTGGGCTACTACAACAGCCGCGAGAAAACGGCCGAGAGCTTCCTGCAAAACCCGCTCAACCACGCATACGATGAGCGCATCTATAAGACCGGCGACCTCGGGCACTTCGCGCCCGACGGCAACCTCATGTTCCACGGCCGCAAGGACCGGCAGGTCAAGCACCTCGGCCACCGCGTGGAGCTCGGGGAGATCGACCTCGCCGCGGCGAAGGTGGCCGGCGTGGAGGACGCCTGCGCGCTCTATGACCAGGCGCACGAGCAGATCTGGCTGTTTTACACCGGCGAGGGCGTGACCAAGCGCGACATCGCCGTCGCCCTGCGCGCCGACCTGCCGGGCTTCATGGTGCCGCGCAAGATCGAGCAGCTGGACGCCATGCCCCGGCTCGACAACGGCAAGACGAACATGCGCGCGCTGGCCGAGCGCATCACCGCTGCGGCCAAGCACTGA
- a CDS encoding SipW-dependent-type signal peptide-containing protein, which produces MKKKTLTVAIALVLVVALAVGATYAYLTAKTETVTNTFTVGKTIDDPETNFILKEHKVAYDANTATYKYVDAEGNVTTDSSKYVEVAGNEYNEVTPGMTVAKDPFVQIKKAVETPSYLFVEVYGNAAGLNYKLNGDWEEVTGLQKQLPNGGTLYVYKTPMTSGNSIGTYPILDGNQLAVDLTTPLAQNSSLQFNAYLCQTTGFSSAAAAFDACFGK; this is translated from the coding sequence ATGAAGAAGAAAACTCTGACCGTCGCCATCGCGCTCGTGCTCGTCGTGGCGCTGGCGGTTGGCGCGACGTATGCGTATCTGACGGCGAAGACCGAGACGGTTACCAATACCTTTACGGTTGGCAAGACAATTGATGATCCGGAAACCAACTTCATCCTGAAGGAACACAAAGTTGCCTATGATGCCAATACGGCTACTTATAAGTATGTCGACGCCGAAGGCAATGTCACTACTGACAGTTCCAAGTATGTTGAAGTCGCTGGCAATGAGTACAATGAAGTCACACCGGGCATGACCGTTGCGAAAGATCCGTTCGTTCAGATTAAGAAGGCTGTTGAGACTCCGTCTTATCTGTTCGTGGAAGTCTACGGCAATGCTGCTGGCCTGAATTACAAGCTGAACGGCGACTGGGAGGAAGTTACTGGCCTTCAGAAGCAGCTTCCGAATGGCGGTACGCTTTATGTTTATAAGACTCCGATGACTTCTGGCAATTCCATTGGTACCTATCCGATTCTGGATGGAAACCAGCTTGCCGTTGATTTGACCACTCCGCTTGCTCAGAATTCCAGCCTGCAATTCAATGCTTATCTGTGCCAGACTACCGGCTTCAGCAGCGCAGCTGCTGCGTTTGATGCCTGCTTTGGCAAGTGA
- a CDS encoding signal peptidase I: MSKRVQKVWNAVTTVLVILVVILALLLVGVRLVGLRPMCVLSGSMEPTYHTGSLIYVKPCAPEDVQVGDAITFVLNEDLDVVTHRVISIDAENEHFYTQGDANDAPDGAPVYFKNLIGRPVFTIPYLGYVSHWVSNPPGMYLAIALALVLIILTFLPDMLRKASEADARDAARRAQADKPGDASDAKNPGENMEK, from the coding sequence ATGTCAAAGAGAGTTCAAAAGGTGTGGAACGCTGTCACCACCGTGCTGGTGATCCTGGTTGTCATTCTGGCGCTGCTTCTGGTGGGCGTGCGGCTGGTGGGTCTGCGGCCGATGTGCGTCCTGTCCGGCAGCATGGAGCCGACGTATCACACCGGCTCGCTGATCTATGTCAAGCCCTGTGCGCCCGAGGACGTGCAGGTCGGCGACGCGATCACCTTTGTGCTCAATGAGGACTTGGATGTCGTCACACACCGCGTGATCTCCATCGATGCGGAAAACGAGCATTTCTACACGCAGGGAGACGCGAACGACGCACCCGACGGCGCACCTGTCTATTTCAAGAACCTCATCGGCCGCCCGGTGTTCACCATCCCGTATCTGGGCTATGTTTCGCACTGGGTGTCGAACCCACCCGGCATGTATCTGGCCATCGCGCTCGCGCTCGTGCTCATCATCCTGACGTTCCTGCCGGACATGCTCCGCAAAGCGTCGGAGGCGGACGCGCGCGACGCTGCCCGCCGTGCACAGGCGGACAAGCCCGGCGATGCCTCGGATGCCAAAAATCCCGGCGAAAATATGGAAAAATAA
- a CDS encoding VWA domain-containing protein: MKKRILSLVLCAVMLLSMCLFMGAGVTQDAAEAAGEVPQTAVFTEAGPFRPAVSVRPQPLRAAADRAAGGDGLELSKEVTANGSGYTVHLEAYTTGTVTTTTSIAPCDIVLVLDQSGSMAYNFDGNETSTDSARRQYAMKQAVNTFIEAVADKYNAEKSDHRIAVVTFGTNASTLMDWTLVTPAETDTAESPSGETALKAKINGLPSEPEGATNVADGMRSAQALMQGDSGYTGTNTKRQKVVILFTDGVPTKQSDFDTTVANGAIQSAKALKDAGATVYSVGIFNGANPEQLYGDSGFKYNSNGQVGSYWASFSWWGIGDVKNYDIPAGNRFLNYISGNFPDATEIGIQRYDSSFIGIGNYGWQITRNFAREQSNYYLTANDSASLSKIFTTISENIGSANIDLGSETVIKDIVTPYFTVPQNAGAIRLSTAAYNGSAFGAPVAADPSVTAAIDPATRAVNVTGFDFNQNYVSTNAKADGTFGKKLIIEFDVSVRDGFLGGNQVPTNDGQSGIYAKGTMIKAFDVPTQDVEVKSITPTADDKAIYLGDSANLQELVHQNATFDGTNNAFVDVTYTVKDENGTVVGTYTVPAGSSSGTWVWSDPASNGTVAPEQTTTYKVTCTVSPTQTGTYESVSKDATFTITVNTCSLKISKTVTGGGDPNQTFVFNVMKGNDLVTTVVLKGGASTTITGLAVGDYTVVEDTAWSWSYTADKDGKADVTLSSTTPNGEAGITNTYVKHDWLTSIVDVINKWTAKDNIDNTGHVPGSGTN; encoded by the coding sequence ATGAAAAAACGCATTCTCTCGCTCGTCCTCTGCGCAGTCATGCTCCTGAGCATGTGCCTGTTCATGGGCGCGGGCGTGACGCAGGATGCGGCAGAAGCCGCGGGCGAAGTGCCGCAGACGGCGGTGTTCACGGAGGCGGGGCCGTTCCGGCCGGCCGTTTCCGTGCGGCCGCAGCCGCTGCGCGCCGCAGCCGACCGCGCGGCCGGCGGCGACGGTCTGGAGCTGAGCAAGGAAGTTACGGCAAACGGCAGCGGCTATACCGTGCATCTCGAAGCGTACACGACCGGCACGGTCACAACGACGACCTCGATCGCACCGTGTGACATCGTGCTCGTGCTCGACCAGTCCGGCTCGATGGCGTATAATTTTGACGGGAATGAGACCAGCACGGATTCGGCCCGCCGCCAGTATGCCATGAAGCAGGCCGTGAACACGTTCATTGAAGCGGTGGCGGATAAGTATAACGCGGAAAAGTCCGATCACCGGATCGCGGTCGTGACTTTCGGCACGAACGCTTCCACGCTGATGGACTGGACGCTCGTGACCCCGGCCGAAACGGACACGGCGGAAAGCCCGTCCGGCGAGACCGCGCTCAAGGCCAAGATCAACGGCCTCCCGTCGGAGCCGGAGGGCGCGACGAATGTCGCCGACGGCATGCGGAGTGCGCAGGCGCTCATGCAGGGCGACAGCGGCTACACCGGTACCAACACGAAACGCCAGAAGGTCGTGATCCTGTTCACGGACGGTGTGCCGACGAAGCAGAGCGATTTTGACACGACGGTCGCCAACGGCGCCATCCAGTCGGCCAAGGCGCTCAAGGACGCCGGCGCGACGGTCTATTCCGTCGGCATTTTCAACGGCGCGAATCCGGAGCAGCTCTACGGCGACAGCGGCTTCAAGTACAACAGCAACGGCCAGGTCGGAAGCTACTGGGCCAGCTTTAGCTGGTGGGGGATCGGAGACGTCAAGAACTATGACATCCCGGCCGGAAACCGCTTTTTGAACTACATCTCTGGCAACTTCCCGGATGCGACGGAGATCGGCATCCAGCGGTACGATTCCAGCTTCATCGGCATCGGCAATTATGGCTGGCAGATCACCAGAAATTTTGCCCGCGAGCAGTCCAACTACTACCTGACGGCGAACGATTCCGCCTCGCTGAGCAAGATCTTTACCACGATCAGCGAGAACATCGGCAGCGCCAATATTGACCTTGGCAGCGAGACGGTCATCAAAGACATCGTGACGCCGTACTTTACGGTGCCGCAAAATGCCGGCGCTATTCGTCTCTCCACTGCAGCCTATAACGGCAGCGCATTTGGGGCTCCGGTCGCAGCCGATCCTTCGGTGACGGCAGCGATCGATCCGGCAACGCGGGCGGTCAATGTGACCGGCTTCGATTTCAACCAGAACTATGTCTCCACAAACGCTAAGGCGGATGGCACGTTCGGAAAGAAACTGATCATCGAGTTTGACGTTTCCGTGCGCGACGGCTTCCTCGGCGGCAATCAGGTGCCAACGAATGATGGGCAGTCCGGTATCTATGCGAAGGGAACCATGATCAAGGCGTTCGATGTGCCGACGCAGGACGTGGAAGTAAAAAGCATCACGCCGACGGCGGATGACAAGGCGATCTACCTTGGCGATTCTGCCAATTTGCAGGAGCTTGTGCACCAGAATGCCACATTTGACGGCACAAATAACGCTTTTGTGGATGTGACCTATACGGTCAAGGATGAGAACGGAACGGTTGTCGGCACGTACACAGTTCCCGCCGGAAGCAGCAGCGGAACATGGGTGTGGAGCGATCCGGCAAGCAACGGCACCGTCGCTCCGGAGCAGACCACGACCTACAAGGTGACGTGCACGGTTTCGCCTACGCAAACGGGAACGTATGAGAGCGTTTCTAAAGATGCTACGTTCACCATCACGGTCAACACCTGCAGCCTGAAGATCTCCAAGACCGTTACGGGCGGCGGCGACCCGAACCAGACCTTCGTGTTCAACGTCATGAAGGGCAACGATCTCGTGACCACCGTGGTGCTCAAGGGCGGCGCGAGCACGACCATCACCGGTCTGGCTGTCGGCGACTACACCGTGGTCGAGGACACCGCTTGGTCGTGGAGCTACACGGCTGACAAGGATGGAAAGGCAGACGTCACGCTCAGCAGCACAACGCCCAACGGCGAGGCCGGGATCACCAACACCTATGTAAAGCACGACTGGCTCACGAGCATTGTCGACGTCATCAACAAGTGGACGGCCAAGGATAATATCGATAATACCGGACATGTTCCGGGCTCGGGCACGAACTGA
- a CDS encoding SipW-dependent-type signal peptide-containing protein, with translation MKKKWTIATVLLLAVALLAVGTWAYFSAVGTADNVITMGSVKLALHDEDGAGQPFTTVSAMPGSVVNKVVYVENVGSGAFYTRVKITPEMVGADGEIIPLDASERLLTLDLNDTDWIAGEGGYYYYRGSVDPKTATSKLFNHVTFSKDMGNEYQNATVHIYVTAEAVQTANLEKYAANDVRDVWKHVGTVEASTSSTQIDQIPTP, from the coding sequence ATGAAGAAGAAATGGACCATCGCAACGGTGCTCCTCCTGGCAGTGGCACTGCTGGCGGTCGGTACGTGGGCGTACTTTTCGGCCGTCGGCACGGCGGATAACGTCATCACGATGGGCTCCGTCAAGCTTGCACTGCACGACGAGGACGGCGCTGGCCAACCGTTTACGACGGTGAGCGCCATGCCCGGCAGCGTCGTGAACAAAGTGGTGTATGTGGAGAATGTCGGCTCCGGCGCTTTCTACACCCGCGTGAAGATCACGCCCGAGATGGTCGGCGCCGATGGCGAGATCATCCCGCTCGATGCGAGCGAGCGGCTGCTCACGCTGGATCTGAACGACACGGACTGGATCGCCGGCGAGGGCGGATACTATTACTATCGTGGTTCGGTCGACCCGAAGACCGCCACGTCGAAGCTCTTCAACCACGTCACGTTCAGTAAGGACATGGGCAACGAATATCAGAATGCCACGGTGCACATCTACGTCACGGCCGAGGCCGTGCAGACGGCGAACCTCGAAAAGTACGCTGCCAATGATGTCAGAGATGTGTGGAAGCACGTCGGTACGGTCGAAGCGAGCACCTCGAGCACGCAGATCGACCAGATCCCGACGCCCTGA